ctggcttggccaacatggtgaaaccccatctctactcaaaatacaaaattaatgggCTGGCAAGGCTAGTCCCAAAGGGGAGAAGACACAGCTTAAACCAGCAGGgccatggtggcatacacctgtagtctcagctacttgggaggctgaaacaggagagtcgcttgaacgcggggagcagaggctgcagtgagccgagattgcgccactgcatttcagcctgggcgagaccgagtgagactccatcacaaaaacaaagaattaaaatacctatttcaatatatattgaaatatatttaggAATTCTTCCATTTAAggataatgttaattttttttttaaatttatttattattattatactttaagttgtagggtacatgtgcataacgtgcaggtttgttacatatgtatacttgtgccatgttggtgtgctgcacccatcaactcgtcatttacatcaggtataactcccaatgcaatccctcccccctccccccaggaTAATGTTCATTCTTAGCACATTTTCACCagcaaaataaatgtaagatttGAAAGAATacggccagggatggtggctcacgcctgtaattccagcactttgggaggctgaggtgggtggatcgcttgagcccaggagttcaagaccagcctgggacatggcaaaacattgtctctacaaaaaatacaaaaaattagctgggtgtggtggcacacacttgtggttccagctacttgggaggctaaggtgaagTGATGGGTCCCAAGCttgaggaagttgaggctgcagtgagccatgattgtgccattgcactgcagcatctttctttctttcttttttttgagacgaagtcttgctctgtctctcaggcaatggtgccatcttggctcacggcagcctctgcttcctgggttcaagtgattctcatgtgtcagcctcctgactgactaatagctgggattataggcacatgaaaccatacccagctaatttttgtatttttagtagagatggggtttcactgtgttggccaggctggtctcaaactcctgacctcaagagatctgcctgccttggcctcccaaagtattgggattacaggtgtgagccaccgtgcctggcctgtagtcTTTTATATGGCTCATATATatacagctttttcttttctttttcgagtctcagtcttgctctattgcgtaggctggagtatagtggtatgatcacagcttactgcagccttgagctcccaggctcaagcagtccttccccacctcagcctctcaagtgacggggactacaggtgtgcaccaccacacccagctaatacttttaatttttttttttttttttttttgagacagaatattgctctgtctcccaggctggagtgcagtggtgctatcttggctcactgtaacctccacctcctgggttcaaatgattctcctacctcaccctcccgagtagctgggaccacaggcacacaccaccatgcccgttaatttttgtatttttagtagagacggggtttcactgtgttggccaggctgatgtcaaactcctgtcctcaagtgatccacccgttttggcctcccaaaatgctgggattacaggtgtgagccactgctcccagccactcttttaaattttttttgtagagacagggtcttgctgtgttgcccaggctggtctcaaacccctgggctcaagccatccttctgtctgtgcctcccaaagttttgggattacaggtgtgagccactgcacccggcctggttcaaatatattttaatgaattatatAGAATAATGGTCACAATTCTATCAGTAAAAATTTTTGAGCATGTCCCACAAGATATATATAAGTAttcataaagtatatattttgctCGCTCAGAATATGGCACATAttataaaacatagaaaatgttaaaagggagaagaaagaagaatgaaatagaccaaGACgttctaatattttctcccatattaACAATGgctaggctgggtgctgtggctcatacctgtagtcccaatactttgagaggctgaggcaggcagatcacctgaggtcaggaagtcaagaccaggctggccaacatggcaaaaccccatctctactaaaaatacaaaaattaaaattagccaggcatggtggtgggtgcttgtaatcccagctactcaggaggttgaggcaggagaatcgcttgaacccaggaggcggaggatgcagtgaacctagattgcaccattgcactccagcctgggcaacaagagtgagactccatctcaaaaaaaaaaaaaaaaaaaaaaattagttgcacACGGtggtgtgggtgcctgtaatcccaacaacttgggaggctgacgcaggagaatcgcttgaactcaggaggcggaggttgcagtgagctgagattgcaccactacggtccagcctgggtgacagagtgagactccgtctcaaaaaataaaaaccctggctgggcacagtggctcacgcctgtaatcccaccactttggggccgggcgcggtggctcaagcctgtaatcccagcactttgggaggccgagacgggcggatcacgaggtcaggagatcgagaccatcctggttaacacggtgaaaccccgtctctactaaaaaaaaaaaaaaaaaaaaaaaaaaaaaaaattcccaccactttgggaggccaaggtgggcggatcacctgaggtcaggagtttgagaccaggctgatcaacatggagaaaccccgtttctactaaaaatacaaaattagccagctgtggtggcgcatgcctgtgatcccagctacgcaggacgctgaagcaggagaatcaattgaacccagaaggtggaggttgcggggagtcgagatcgtgccattgcactccagcctgggcaacaaagtgaaactccatttcaaaataactaactaaccaaccaggccgggcgcggtggctcacgcctgtaatcctagcactttgggagaccgaggcaggtggattgcctgagcttaggagattgagaccagcctgggcaactagtggaaccccatctctaccaaaatacaaaaaattagccaggcgtggcagtgtgcacctgtagtcccagctactcgggaggctgaggcaggagaattgttgaacctgggagacggaggttgcagtaagctgtgatcctgccaccgcactccagtctgggtgacagagcaacactccatctcttaaaaaaaaaaaaaaagaagaagttgttGGTGGCGTTACCCCATTTTAACAACTCTGGACTAGAAGATTGTGTAAAGTTTTTCAGAGTTTCTATAGCTAATTATTTTGTGCAAGAAGCAGATCTGACCACTCTCTTTTGTTTGAGACATTCAACTCAGCTGGCTTCTTCTGGGACACTGAATTTTCCTGATATGCTTGGGGTCTTTCTCCTTGGTGTCTGTGGTGAGCCCGCCCCACCTGGTGTGTCTGTCTTGGTGTTCCTGGCCTTCTGTAGCACTTTCTGTCTTTGTCCCTTGACATGTTCTACCAGGGCCATCATTTTATCTACCTCTCAGAAGCTGGCGACTTCTGGATCTAGGTCCCCAGCTCTGACACCCATCTTGACCTAGGACTTTTATGACTCCAACTGCTTACCAAAGTTGCACAGTCAAACTCTGTATGTCCCAGTCTGCACTTAACTTTCCTCTGGACCTGCTGCTGCTCCCATTTCCAGTTAATGACACTTTCATCACCCAGAATTGAAAGTCAGAAGCCTGTGAGTCTTCTCGCCTCCTTCTGCATTGAATCAGTCACcaactttattcttatttttaaatttttatttatttatttgtttgagacagagtctcgctctgttgcctaggctggagtgcaatggcgcgatctcaggtcactgcaacctctgcctgtggGGCTCAAGCTGtgctcctgcctcaccctcccaagtagcagggactacaggtgtgtgccaccacacccagctaatttttgtatttttagtagagatggggttttaccatgttgttcaggctggtcttgaactcctgacctcaggtgatccacccatcttggcctcccaaagtgctgggattacaggcctgagccactgcacccagccagtcaacaactttttaaaaatactttagcaAGGCACggtgatacacacctgtaatcccaactacttgggaggctgacgcgggaggatcacttaagaggccaggagttcgagaccactctgggcaacacggggagaccctctctctaccaaaaaaaaaccaaaaacctgttCAATTCACCCACTTGGATCTCTTCGAATTGCACTTTCCTTTCTCGCTCTAGAGCTTTGTGATAAACTTCCGTTCCTgctctgattaaaaaaaatttgccaggtgtggtgcctgcctgtagtaccagcgacacaggaggctgagttaggaggattgcttgagcccagaagttcaaggctgcagtgagttgtgatcatgccattgtcctccagcctgggtggcagagtgagaccttgtctcaaaaacaacaacaatatgaAACTTCAGTCTGTCCCTCCTTATGATCacagccttctttctttctttttcctgctgtatggaatagcctcctaactggtgTGTCTATTCTGAACCATCTCCAGTCTGTCCATCACAGTGCAGCCAGAATAATTCATCTGAAATGCAAATCCAACCATCCTGTCCTTGCTGAAGCTTCCCGGCTAGCTCCCATCACCGGCTCCCTGTGACATGGCCCAGGGCCTCTTTCTCTAAACTCTCCCTGCTTTCTCCTTCAGCCTCCAATAATAATTGCATCCTTCATTTTCTCCccagtgttttttatttatttattttttatttgagatggagtcttgttctgttgctaggctggagtgcagtggtgggatctcggctcactgcaacctctgcctcccgagttcacgcaattctcttgcttcagcctccttagtagatgggattacaggcatctgctaccacgcctggctaagttttgtatttttagtagagacagggtttcaccatgttgaccaggctcgtctcgaactcctgacctcatgattcaggaggtcaggcctcccaaagtgctgggattacaggcatgagccactgtgcctggccaaaatttacAACAAATCTTAATGCAATTATACATCCATGTAGCATCAAGAGTCTCCTAGTTCCATAAGATTAGAGAAACAGCAGTTTCCTACCTGCATTTCTCCATCCCCATCAGCCACTTTCAGCTGTAGCTGATCCTTTCAGTAttgctgctttttaattttaatttttttttttttttttgagacagggtctgactccaTCGCCCAGGTCAGAGGGCAGtgactcgatctcagctcactgcaacctctgcctcccaggcttaagcgatcctcccacatcagcctcctgagaatCTGGGACTATAGCTGCTgaatttacaggtgtgagccaccacgcctggctgagggTGGGGGTGATTTTTAAGTGAACACATCATGTGTCAAAATTAGATTTAATTTGTCACTTAATAAGGAAACTAATATGATGTTATAACCAGTTTAAAGGAAAATTCAGGGAACACTCAAAAGTGAATTTACAGATAGATGTAAAGCTGGCCAGTATCCATAGGGCAGTGATCAGTACATTCCATGAGACTCATTAGTCTAATGAAACTAATCAGATTGTTTTCTTTGGACAGGAACTTGTTTGCCTTACTCTTAAGGTTTTTGGCAAATGACAGAGTTGTAAAGCAACTCAGAGACAATAAAGGTGCTGGTCCCGATAAAATTACATAACCCGAAGGATGCACTGGGTAGCATGCCCAATCATCgaatttttttgttcatttcaaagcctttttgcaatttttttttttttcctgagatggagtctcgttatcttgcccaggctggagtgcagtggcatgatctcagctcactgcaacttccacctcctgggttcaagcgattttcccacctcagcctcctgagtagctgggattacagacgcctaccaccatacccggctaatttcacttggcccacatggtgaaatgtcatctctactaaaaatacaaaaaccaaattacctgggtgtggtagcagtcacctgtaatcccagctactcgaaaagctaaggcaggagaatcacccgaacccgagaggtggaggttgcagtgagccgagatcgtgccgttgcactccagcctaggcaacaagagcgaaacacggtctcaaaaaaaaaaaaaaaaagaaaaactctattaTTTGCTAATTTGAGGGTGGGAAACTAAGCCCACAAAATGTTCTCTACCagcccgggcgtggtggctcactcctgtcatctcagtactttgggaggctgaggcgggtggatcatgaggtcaggagatcaagaccatcccagcgaacttggtgaaacctcatctctactaaaaatacaaaaaactagcgggcgtggtggcacgcgcctgtcacccagcgtgggcgacagagcaagactctgtctcaaaaaaaaaaaacaaaaaccataaatatggccgggcgtggtggctcacacctataatcccagcactttgggatgctgaggcgggtggatcacttgaggtcaggagttcaaaaccagctttaccaatatggtgaaaccctatggAGACTGTCCTAAAGATCTTAGTGTTTGTTAGGAAATATTTGGTGGGTGtagatgctcttttttttttttttttttttttgagactgagtctcgctgtgtctcccaggctggagtgcagtggcgtgatctcggctcactgcaagctccgcctcccgggttcacgccattctcccgcctcagcctcccaagtagctgagactacaggcgcccgccaccacgcccggctagttttttgtatttttagtagagacggggtttcaccatgttagccaggatagtctcgatctcctgacctcgtgatccacccgcctcggcctcccaaagtgctgggattacaggcttgagccaccgcgcccggccaagagtgtAGATGCTCTTAAGACCCatatgtcggccgggcgcggtggctcacgcctgtaatcccagcactttgggaggccgaggcaggcggatcacctgaggtcaggagttagagaccagcctgaccaacatggcgaaaccccgtctctactaaaaatacaaaaatcagccgggcgtggtggcaagcacctataatcgcagctacttgggaggctgaggcgagagaatcgcttgaacctggaaggtggtggttgcagtgagccgagatcgcgccactgcactccagcctgggtgacagagcgagactccgtctcaaaaaaaaaaaaaaaaaaaaagacccatatGTCTTCATTTTAGAACTTAAATTTGATTCCCTTTCCTAGGTTCATATTGAGATCCATTGAAGGCCCTCCCAGAGTGATGAAGGCGTGACCTCAGGCCCACCGCATCCAAGAACACGAAGCATGAGGGACAGAAGGGGGTCCCTCGGCACCTGCCTGGCACAAGTGCAGCAGGCCAGAGGAGGTGACTCGAACAAACTGTCATACAGCCTTAAGAAAAGAATGCCGATGGAGGGCCTTTGGCCTGCAGATGCACCCTCCTGGATGAATAAGCCTGTGGTTGATGGAAATTCACAGAGTGAGGCATTATCACTGGAAATGAGAAAGGATCCGAGCGGGGCTGGCCTCTGGCTTCACGGTGGTGGCCCAGTGCTTCCATACGTGAAAGAATCAGTAAGAAGAAATCCAGCCTCAGCAGCCACTCGGAGCACAGCCGTGGGTTTGCTCCCTGCTCCAACAGAGTGTTTTGCTCAGGTGGCCTGCAGTGGTGTTGAAGCTCTGGAGCGGGACTGGCTTGGAGGAGGGGCCAGGGCCACCGACGGCCACAGAGGACAGTGCCCCAAAGGAGAGCCTCGGGTGTCACGACTGCTATGCCATCAAAAACTGCCGGAAATGGGAAGTTTTCAGGATGACCCACCAAATGCTCTTCCCAAGGGTCTGGGCTCTGAGTTGGAACCCTCTTGCCTGCACTCCGTCCTGTCTGCAACACTGCACGCGTGTCCCGAAGTGCTCCTGAATGATGAGACAAAACGAGTTTTCCTTGACCGTTTAAAGCCCATGTTTTCAAAGCAAACGATGGAATTCAAGAAAATGCTTAAAAACACCTCGGATGGTCTGCAGATAACACTGGGGTTACTGGCTCTGCAACCTTTTGAATTAGCAAATTCATTATGCCATAGTTAAGGTACAAGCAGAACAATACAAATAGATTAATTTTAAGAGTTGTCTTAGAATGATTTCTTTCGCAGTAAGTCTGGATGCAAACTGTGCAGCCCTTAGGTTCTTGCTGTAGTTTGTACGACCCGGCAGACTTAAAATAAATTGAGTTTAAATTCAAAGCCGGTTGATGCGGAAGGACATTTTTTAGCATGTGTTAAATTGTGCTTTAAAAGACTTATAAAGAGTTGGGAAACATTTCAGGAGATGATCATAGCCTGTATAAGTATCAGATTAGAACATACGGATTTAC
This Macaca mulatta isolate MMU2019108-1 chromosome 3, T2T-MMU8v2.0, whole genome shotgun sequence DNA region includes the following protein-coding sequences:
- the LOC106997347 gene encoding protein FAM220A; amino-acid sequence: MRDRRGSLGTCLAQVQQARGGDSNKLSYSLKKRMPMEGLWPADAPSWMNKPVVDGNSQSEALSLEMRKDPSGAGLWLHGGGPVLPYVKESVRRNPASAATRSTAVGLLPAPTECFAQVACSGVEALERDWLGGGARATDGHRGQCPKGEPRVSRLLCHQKLPEMGSFQDDPPNALPKGLGSELEPSCLHSVLSATLHACPEVLLNDETKRVFLDRLKPMFSKQTMEFKKMLKNTSDGLQITLGLLALQPFELANSLCHS